From Laspinema palackyanum D2c, the proteins below share one genomic window:
- a CDS encoding glycosyltransferase codes for MTHFGIICPFSTGHFNTMIPLGYELIRRGHRVTVFNYIDAKDKTLESGLEFCPIAEQEIPAGTVAEQLKKMGQLRGLAGFRYTVEIFAEKATLTFKQAPAILKKAGVEALLVDQVSLYGGTLAEFLNIPFVTVCSALMMNRDPNIPPFCTPWEYNPTWQGRLRNKLGYQFLTYLSKPVRELIADYRRQWNLPLHAHPNEVYSKLAQLSQQPAEFEFPRTTLPSCFHFTGPYDNPQTRKSVPFPFEKLTGLPLIYASMGTIQNQGETVFQTIAAACEGLEAQLVISLGGGISPESIPQLPGNPLVVGYAPQLELLQKATLTITHAGMNTTMECLKNGVPMVAIPVTNDQPGVAARIAWTGVGEVVPLKQLSVPKLRTAIQKVLGEESYKQRAIALQEAIQRAGGVTRAADIIEQVVLTGKPVLAKP; via the coding sequence ATGACTCATTTTGGAATTATTTGTCCATTTTCTACCGGGCACTTTAATACGATGATACCTTTAGGGTATGAGCTGATCCGACGGGGGCATCGAGTGACGGTATTTAACTATATTGATGCCAAGGACAAAACTCTGGAAAGTGGCTTAGAATTTTGCCCCATTGCCGAACAGGAAATTCCTGCTGGAACAGTCGCAGAACAGCTAAAAAAAATGGGTCAGCTTCGGGGTTTAGCAGGATTTCGATATACGGTTGAAATCTTTGCAGAAAAGGCAACTCTTACCTTCAAGCAAGCTCCCGCAATCCTCAAAAAAGCTGGGGTAGAAGCGTTACTTGTGGATCAAGTTTCCCTCTACGGTGGAACCCTTGCAGAATTTTTGAATATTCCTTTTGTCACAGTATGTAGTGCTTTAATGATGAACCGAGACCCTAATATTCCTCCATTTTGTACTCCGTGGGAGTATAATCCAACTTGGCAAGGGCGTTTACGGAATAAGTTGGGCTATCAGTTTCTCACTTATTTAAGCAAGCCGGTTCGAGAACTCATTGCTGATTATCGCCGCCAGTGGAATTTGCCTTTACACGCTCACCCGAATGAGGTTTACTCTAAACTGGCTCAACTTAGCCAACAACCTGCGGAATTTGAGTTTCCCCGAACTACTTTACCCTCCTGTTTTCATTTTACAGGGCCTTATGACAATCCCCAAACGCGAAAATCAGTCCCATTTCCCTTTGAAAAATTAACGGGGCTCCCCTTAATTTATGCCTCAATGGGAACGATTCAAAATCAAGGGGAAACTGTATTTCAAACCATTGCCGCAGCTTGTGAAGGATTAGAGGCGCAGTTGGTGATTTCTCTCGGTGGGGGGATTAGTCCTGAGTCCATCCCTCAATTGCCAGGTAATCCTCTTGTTGTGGGTTATGCACCCCAATTAGAATTGTTACAAAAAGCAACCCTGACCATTACTCATGCCGGGATGAATACCACAATGGAATGTTTGAAAAATGGAGTTCCAATGGTGGCCATTCCTGTCACCAATGACCAACCGGGAGTGGCAGCACGGATTGCTTGGACGGGGGTTGGTGAAGTGGTTCCGTTGAAGCAGTTGAGCGTTCCGAAGCTACGAACGGCGATTCAGAAGGTGTTGGGGGAGGAGTCCTATAAACAACGGGCGATCGCGCTCCAAGAAGCAATTCAACGGGCTGGAGGAGTGACGCGCGCGGCTGATATTATTGAACAGGTGGTCTTGACTGGAAAACCTGTGCTCGCGAAACCATAA
- a CDS encoding glycosyltransferase — MPQPDISAIICTHNRDVYLGDAIDSLLQQDFPNFEILVVDNGSTDRTKEVVAQRESDPRLKYIYEPTLGLSFARNTGFKQARSEILAYLDDDAVASPQWLQTLWNAYQQNEKLAIAGGKVTLIWPEGVEPPIWLSAGLASNLGAYDLGDQITLIREPGLTPRGLNYSIRRSFLETVGGFDLNLGRVGKSLLSNEELHMTELALNQGWEVAYLPEAIAAHNVAPERLKRSWFLSRGWWQGISECYREQLTGRAGMGQLSNGGEKFLRGIYKSLKYVRDPALSFDNLVYAYGQIGYLSAAIRALFLGSPSAGSTTASGGEKHSSDRAEQG; from the coding sequence ATGCCACAGCCCGATATCTCTGCAATTATTTGTACCCACAATCGAGACGTCTATTTAGGCGATGCGATTGATAGCTTACTCCAGCAAGATTTTCCCAATTTTGAAATCCTCGTGGTGGATAACGGATCGACCGATCGCACCAAAGAGGTGGTCGCCCAACGGGAGTCGGATCCGCGTCTCAAGTACATTTATGAACCCACCCTGGGGTTATCCTTCGCCCGCAATACGGGATTTAAACAGGCCCGCAGTGAAATTTTGGCCTATCTGGATGATGATGCAGTCGCCTCACCCCAGTGGTTGCAAACCCTGTGGAATGCTTATCAGCAAAATGAAAAGTTGGCGATCGCTGGGGGGAAAGTGACCTTAATTTGGCCCGAAGGGGTTGAACCTCCGATTTGGCTTTCTGCCGGTCTAGCGTCCAATCTAGGCGCTTATGACCTCGGGGACCAAATTACCTTGATTCGTGAACCGGGTCTGACTCCCAGAGGGTTAAATTACTCGATTCGGCGATCGTTTCTGGAAACAGTGGGCGGTTTTGATTTGAACCTCGGGCGGGTGGGGAAATCCTTGCTTTCCAACGAAGAACTCCACATGACTGAACTGGCCCTGAATCAAGGATGGGAAGTGGCTTATCTCCCCGAGGCGATCGCCGCCCATAACGTTGCGCCAGAAAGGTTAAAGCGCAGTTGGTTTTTGAGTCGCGGGTGGTGGCAGGGGATTAGCGAGTGTTACCGCGAACAACTGACAGGACGCGCTGGCATGGGACAGTTGAGTAATGGCGGGGAAAAATTCCTGCGGGGGATTTATAAATCTTTAAAATATGTTCGGGATCCGGCCTTAAGCTTTGACAACTTGGTGTACGCTTACGGTCAGATTGGGTATTTAAGTGCAGCCATCCGCGCCCTGTTTTTGGGTTCTCCATCTGCCGGATCCACAACCGCATCGGGTGGGGAGAAGCATTCGAGCGATCGGGCCGAACAAGGTTAA
- a CDS encoding protein kinase domain-containing protein, translating into MSLCINPHCSKPDRLDNINNRYCQSCGSDLFLNERYRVMRLLSDRSGFGNIYEVFEQGTPKILKVLKSEWNSDAKAVELFKREAEVLRQLPHPGIPQVEGYFQYQTRSNFGLHCIVMEKIDGVDLEQWLEQRNNQGITQEQAIQWLKEIAEILQLVHEKQFFHRDIKPGNIMIRPNGQLVLIDFGTARQETYTYLAKVGGVGGITSVTSAGYTPPEQQNAQAVPQSDFFALGRTLVQLLTGQHPLKFYDAHQDELNWRSPSGISPLLLDFIDNLMERIPSKRPMNTQALLHRIEELEKILIIVPKSPLIGRVSGSNYLQANPCVIKKATYCVNTLANILRGHSSMVSSVAISPDGQTLVSGSLDETIKIWNLATGNLIRTLAGHSRGVSSIKISPDGQTLVSCGRDNCGRGNIKIWNLTTGNLIRTLAGHSLWVSSVAISPDGQTLVSCGGDKDIKIWNLATGNLISTLAVYSPFLASVKISPDGQTLVSHGGSTIKIWNLATGNLISTPAVHSRKVNSVAISPDGQTLVSGSLDTTIKISNLATGNLIRTLGRHSLWVRSVAISPDGQTLVSCGGDAAIKIWNLANGNLIRTLGGHSLWVTSVAISPDGQTLVSCDRNTIKIWRGQ; encoded by the coding sequence ATGAGCCTGTGCATCAACCCCCACTGTTCCAAACCCGATCGCCTCGATAATATCAATAACCGTTACTGTCAAAGTTGCGGTTCTGACTTGTTTCTGAATGAGCGTTATCGGGTCATGCGGCTATTGAGCGATCGCAGCGGTTTTGGCAATATTTACGAAGTGTTTGAGCAGGGGACCCCCAAAATCCTGAAAGTTCTCAAGTCAGAGTGGAATAGCGACGCGAAAGCCGTTGAGTTATTTAAGCGAGAAGCAGAAGTCCTGCGTCAACTCCCTCACCCCGGCATTCCCCAAGTGGAGGGTTACTTCCAGTATCAAACCCGATCAAATTTTGGGTTGCACTGCATTGTCATGGAAAAAATTGACGGGGTTGATTTAGAACAATGGTTAGAGCAACGGAATAATCAAGGGATTACCCAGGAACAAGCAATTCAATGGTTGAAAGAAATTGCCGAAATTTTGCAGCTTGTTCATGAAAAGCAGTTTTTTCATCGAGATATTAAGCCCGGGAATATTATGATTCGTCCCAATGGGCAATTAGTCTTGATTGACTTCGGCACAGCGCGCCAAGAAACTTATACTTACTTAGCAAAAGTGGGCGGAGTTGGCGGCATTACTTCAGTCACTTCTGCGGGATATACGCCACCGGAACAGCAAAATGCTCAAGCGGTACCGCAATCGGATTTTTTTGCCTTGGGGCGGACCTTGGTGCAGTTATTAACCGGGCAACATCCCTTAAAGTTTTATGATGCTCATCAGGATGAGTTAAACTGGCGCAGTCCTTCGGGAATCTCCCCTCTGTTATTAGATTTTATTGATAATTTAATGGAGCGAATTCCCAGCAAGCGCCCCATGAATACTCAGGCGTTATTGCATCGCATTGAGGAACTGGAAAAAATTTTAATAATAGTGCCTAAGTCGCCTCTAATAGGTCGAGTAAGCGGGTCCAATTATCTGCAAGCGAATCCTTGTGTTATCAAAAAAGCGACTTATTGTGTTAACACCCTAGCCAATATCCTAAGGGGTCATTCTAGCATGGTTAGCTCTGTAGCCATTAGCCCAGATGGGCAGACTCTTGTCAGTGGTAGTCTTGACGAGACTATCAAAATCTGGAATCTGGCCACCGGGAATTTAATCCGTACCCTAGCGGGTCATTCTCGCGGGGTTAGTTCTATAAAAATTAGCCCAGATGGGCAGACCCTTGTCAGTTGCGGTCGTGACAATTGCGGTCGTGGCAATATCAAAATCTGGAATCTCACCACCGGGAATTTAATCCGTACCCTAGCGGGTCATTCTCTCTGGGTTAGTTCTGTAGCCATTAGCCCAGATGGGCAGACCCTTGTTAGTTGCGGTGGTGACAAGGATATCAAAATCTGGAATCTGGCCACTGGGAATTTAATCTCTACCCTAGCGGTTTATTCTCCCTTCCTTGCTTCTGTAAAAATTAGCCCGGATGGGCAGACCCTTGTCAGTCATGGTGGCTCCACTATCAAAATCTGGAATCTAGCTACCGGGAATTTAATCTCTACCCCAGCGGTTCATTCTCGCAAGGTTAATTCTGTGGCCATTAGCCCAGATGGGCAGACCCTTGTCAGTGGTAGTCTTGACACGACTATCAAAATCTCGAATCTGGCCACTGGGAATTTAATCCGTACCCTAGGGCGTCATTCTCTCTGGGTTAGGTCTGTAGCCATTAGCCCAGATGGGCAGACCCTTGTCAGTTGCGGTGGTGACGCGGCTATCAAAATCTGGAATCTGGCCAATGGGAATTTAATCCGTACCCTAGGGGGTCATTCTCTCTGGGTTACGTCTGTAGCCATTAGCCCGGATGGGCAGACCCTTGTCAGTTGCGATCGTAACACTATCAAAATCTGGCGAGGTCAATAA
- the cobU gene encoding bifunctional adenosylcobinamide kinase/adenosylcobinamide-phosphate guanylyltransferase codes for MVKRIILVTGPARSGKSEWAELLAEQSGKPVIYLATSRLESDDSEWQERIDRHRQRRQATWRTQEVPVALTAALLQETTSDNPSCLLVDSLGTWVANLLAEDDPSWSAILEELMESLKGLKQGTVIFVAEETGWGVVPAYPMGRSFRDRLGDVVRRLGAIADPVYLVTGGHAVNLSAIGSVLPPTKTQED; via the coding sequence GTGGTGAAACGAATCATTTTGGTAACGGGACCGGCGCGATCGGGCAAGAGTGAATGGGCGGAACTGTTGGCGGAACAGTCGGGTAAACCCGTGATTTATCTCGCCACCTCTCGTCTGGAGTCCGATGACTCAGAGTGGCAAGAGCGAATCGATCGCCACCGCCAAAGGCGACAGGCAACCTGGAGGACCCAAGAGGTTCCGGTCGCACTCACCGCAGCCCTTCTCCAAGAGACTACTTCCGACAATCCCAGTTGTCTGTTGGTGGATTCTTTAGGCACTTGGGTGGCGAATCTGTTGGCAGAAGATGACCCAAGTTGGAGTGCAATTTTAGAGGAGTTGATGGAGAGTCTGAAGGGGTTGAAGCAAGGAACGGTGATTTTTGTGGCAGAGGAGACAGGATGGGGGGTGGTTCCCGCCTACCCAATGGGTCGAAGCTTTCGCGATCGCCTGGGGGATGTGGTGCGGCGTTTAGGGGCGATCGCTGACCCAGTTTATCTGGTGACTGGGGGTCATGCCGTGAATTTGAGTGCGATCGGTTCGGTTCTCCCCCCCACTAAAACCCAAGAGGATTAG
- a CDS encoding ribonuclease Z gives MQITFLGTSSGVPTRSRNVSSLAVRLPQRSEVWLFDCGEGTQHQILSSDIKISQISRIFITHLHGDHIFGLMGLLASCGLAGNASRIDIYGPAGLNDYLQACSRYSQTHFSYPIKVHQSRPGVVYEDDEFIVKCGRLEHRVTAYGYRVEEKDRAGRFNVEKAAALGIPSGPVYGQLKRGETVTLSDGRQISGQELCGPTEPGRKMAYCTDTIFCEGAVQLAQDVDVLIHEATFSHQDAQLAIDRLHSTSTMAAQVALAARVKTLIMTHFSPRYAPGNDIQLEDLRQEAQAIFPNTEMAYDFWTYEVERHRSTELESVGTRSDRRS, from the coding sequence ATGCAGATTACGTTTTTAGGAACCAGTTCAGGTGTACCGACGCGATCGCGGAACGTATCCAGTTTGGCGGTCCGTCTGCCTCAGCGATCGGAGGTCTGGCTGTTTGACTGCGGCGAAGGCACCCAACATCAAATTCTCAGCAGCGATATCAAAATTAGTCAAATTAGTCGCATCTTCATCACCCATCTCCACGGGGACCATATCTTTGGATTGATGGGTCTGTTAGCTAGTTGCGGTTTAGCCGGTAATGCCAGTCGGATTGATATTTACGGTCCTGCCGGGTTAAATGACTATCTTCAAGCCTGTAGTCGCTACTCCCAAACGCATTTCTCCTATCCGATAAAAGTCCATCAGAGTCGGCCGGGAGTGGTCTATGAGGATGATGAGTTTATCGTCAAATGCGGACGCCTAGAACATCGGGTCACGGCTTATGGCTATCGGGTCGAGGAAAAAGACCGCGCGGGACGGTTTAATGTGGAAAAAGCGGCGGCTTTAGGGATTCCCTCGGGTCCTGTGTATGGTCAACTCAAACGCGGGGAAACGGTGACTTTGAGCGATGGGCGGCAGATTTCGGGTCAGGAGTTATGTGGACCCACGGAACCGGGGCGGAAAATGGCCTATTGTACGGATACGATTTTTTGCGAGGGGGCGGTGCAACTGGCGCAAGATGTGGATGTGTTGATTCATGAAGCGACTTTTTCCCATCAAGATGCCCAGTTGGCAATCGATCGCCTGCATTCGACCAGTACGATGGCGGCGCAGGTGGCTTTAGCTGCCCGGGTGAAAACATTGATTATGACCCATTTTAGCCCCCGATATGCCCCGGGAAATGATATCCAGTTGGAGGATTTGCGCCAGGAAGCCCAGGCGATTTTTCCGAATACCGAGATGGCTTATGATTTCTGGACTTATGAGGTGGAACGCCATCGTTCGACGGAGTTAGAGTCGGTGGGGACTAGGAGCGATCGCAGGTCGTGA
- a CDS encoding DUF1517 domain-containing protein: MYRKLLSAIKPFFKPLLAIALVVVLVLGSADAAFAARSGGRIGGGSFRAPSRSYSSPTRTYQPGAGGGYYPGGGGFGFPFLLPFFGFGGGFGGLFSIFIVIALANFLMQAFRRAGSEETAESTNNPTVAIGQVQVGLLAEARGLQEELDKLAMSANTGSAEGRAQVLQEVSLALLRHPEYWVYGATQSEKTRLAVAEAKFNQLALAERSKVQEETLSNVNNQLRDGNATKALPTDENGELMTTETAAPSEYIVVTLVVGTLGNLQLPTINGSDQMRQALSQIGGIGSEQLLAFEVLWTPQAKGDTLTTDDMLTYYPNLQLV, translated from the coding sequence ATGTATAGAAAACTGCTTTCAGCAATTAAACCCTTTTTCAAACCCCTCCTGGCGATCGCCTTGGTCGTTGTTTTGGTCCTCGGTAGTGCCGATGCTGCCTTTGCCGCTCGTTCTGGGGGACGCATCGGAGGCGGTTCCTTCCGTGCCCCCTCTCGCTCCTATTCTTCTCCAACCCGCACCTATCAACCCGGGGCGGGTGGTGGCTATTATCCCGGTGGCGGTGGATTTGGATTTCCCTTCCTGCTGCCGTTCTTCGGCTTTGGCGGAGGGTTTGGCGGATTGTTCAGTATCTTCATTGTGATCGCCCTTGCCAACTTCCTGATGCAAGCTTTCCGCCGTGCCGGTAGCGAAGAAACTGCTGAATCCACGAACAATCCGACAGTGGCGATCGGTCAAGTCCAAGTCGGACTCTTAGCCGAAGCGCGAGGACTACAAGAGGAACTCGATAAACTCGCCATGAGTGCCAATACTGGGTCTGCAGAAGGTCGTGCCCAAGTCCTGCAAGAAGTCAGCCTCGCCCTCTTGCGCCATCCCGAATACTGGGTTTACGGTGCCACCCAATCGGAAAAAACCCGCTTAGCGGTTGCCGAAGCCAAATTTAACCAACTCGCCCTCGCGGAACGGTCCAAAGTTCAAGAGGAAACCCTTTCCAATGTCAATAACCAGTTACGCGACGGTAATGCAACCAAAGCCTTACCGACGGATGAAAACGGCGAACTGATGACAACCGAAACCGCTGCACCCAGTGAATATATCGTGGTCACTTTAGTCGTCGGCACATTAGGTAATCTGCAACTCCCCACGATTAACGGTTCTGACCAAATGCGCCAAGCCTTAAGTCAAATTGGCGGCATTGGTAGCGAACAATTGTTAGCCTTCGAGGTCCTCTGGACACCGCAAGCGAAAGGAGATACTCTCACTACCGATGATATGTTGACCTACTATCCGAATCTACAATTGGTATAA
- a CDS encoding SpoIID/LytB domain-containing protein — protein MKLAPNPTRLLSPLKPLWESRHQWWLIALMWLMMVAPAQASLLLRVAIKQDVSEVTIGSSTPATVLDSAGQSLGQLNGMEASLARSTGSGVALGGWQGNQIVIEPSGDGFVYIGDRWYRGNTILVPTSGGLTVINQVDLEEYLYSVLGAEMSPSWPQEALKAQAVAARTYALYQRQKRGNSLYDLGNDTYWQVYQGVEKEANTTHAAVQATAGQVLVYNGQPIEAVFHSSSGGHTENVEDVWMEPRPYLRGVPDHDAGSPVYQWTETFTSSQLSSRISGVGNVLSMRPQRTSPHGRIQSILIVGDAGQRTLDGEELRQALNLRSARFTVVPQGGPSASKNTLSNTPAGFTIQGRGFGHGIGLSQWGAYNLASQGVNYQQIVLHYYQNATLAKIRVE, from the coding sequence ATGAAACTAGCACCCAACCCAACCCGATTGTTATCTCCACTCAAGCCTTTGTGGGAAAGCCGACACCAGTGGTGGCTGATTGCTTTGATGTGGCTGATGATGGTGGCCCCGGCGCAAGCCAGTTTATTGTTGCGAGTCGCGATTAAACAAGATGTCAGCGAAGTAACCATTGGCAGTTCTACCCCCGCTACAGTCTTGGATAGTGCGGGTCAGTCCTTGGGACAACTCAATGGCATGGAGGCATCCTTAGCCCGGAGTACGGGGTCCGGTGTGGCCCTCGGGGGCTGGCAAGGCAACCAAATCGTGATCGAACCGAGTGGGGATGGGTTTGTTTATATTGGCGATCGCTGGTATCGCGGCAATACAATCCTGGTTCCCACCTCCGGCGGCCTCACGGTGATTAACCAGGTGGACCTCGAAGAATATCTCTACAGTGTCTTAGGGGCGGAAATGAGTCCGAGTTGGCCCCAGGAAGCCCTCAAAGCTCAAGCCGTAGCGGCCCGAACTTATGCCCTCTATCAGCGCCAAAAACGTGGAAATTCCCTCTATGACTTGGGCAATGACACCTACTGGCAAGTCTATCAAGGGGTCGAAAAAGAAGCCAATACCACCCATGCTGCGGTCCAAGCCACTGCCGGACAAGTCCTGGTTTACAATGGTCAACCCATTGAAGCCGTTTTCCACTCCTCCTCGGGGGGACATACAGAAAATGTGGAAGATGTCTGGATGGAACCGAGGCCCTATCTACGCGGGGTCCCGGACCATGATGCCGGTTCCCCGGTCTACCAATGGACCGAAACCTTCACCAGCAGTCAACTCAGCAGTCGGATCTCCGGCGTCGGGAATGTCCTGTCCATGAGACCTCAACGCACTAGCCCCCACGGAAGGATTCAGTCGATCCTGATTGTGGGAGATGCGGGTCAGCGGACTCTTGATGGGGAAGAATTACGGCAAGCCCTTAACCTCCGAAGCGCCCGGTTTACCGTGGTGCCCCAAGGGGGTCCCTCAGCGAGTAAAAATACCCTATCCAATACCCCCGCTGGATTTACCATTCAGGGTCGAGGATTTGGTCATGGCATCGGATTAAGTCAGTGGGGGGCTTACAATCTGGCTTCCCAGGGTGTAAATTACCAACAAATTGTCCTCCACTATTATCAAAATGCTACTTTGGCAAAAATTCGTGTAGAGTAA
- a CDS encoding glycosyltransferase family 2 protein, translated as MASTPSKIPISVLIPAKNEQANLPACLASLELADEVFLVDSQSSDRSIEIAENWGAKVVQFHFNGGWPKKKNWSLENLPFRNEWVLIVDCDERIPLELWEEMAQAIQNPNYDGYYLNRKVFFLGKWIRFGGKYPDWNLRLFRHQKGRYENLNTEDVPNTGDNEVHEHVILDRPAAYLKADMIHEDFRDIYQWLERHNRYSNWEARVYYNLLTGKDDSGTIGANFFGDAVQRKRFLKTVWVRLPFKPLLRFIWFYILKLGFLDGKAGYIYGRLLSQYEYQIGVKLFELRKFGGQLNQLSTKPTSQTPTLPEIKESA; from the coding sequence ATGGCCTCGACACCCTCAAAAATTCCAATTTCTGTTTTGATTCCCGCTAAAAATGAACAAGCCAATCTCCCGGCTTGCCTAGCGAGTCTGGAACTCGCCGATGAAGTCTTTTTAGTCGATTCCCAAAGTAGCGATCGGAGCATTGAAATCGCCGAAAATTGGGGTGCAAAAGTTGTTCAATTCCACTTTAACGGCGGCTGGCCCAAAAAGAAAAATTGGTCCTTAGAAAACCTCCCCTTTCGCAACGAATGGGTGCTAATCGTCGATTGTGACGAACGCATCCCCCTAGAACTTTGGGAAGAAATGGCCCAAGCCATCCAAAATCCCAACTATGACGGATATTATCTGAATCGTAAAGTCTTCTTCCTCGGTAAATGGATTCGTTTTGGCGGCAAATATCCCGACTGGAATCTCCGCTTATTCCGCCATCAAAAAGGCCGATATGAAAACTTAAATACCGAAGACGTTCCCAACACCGGCGATAACGAAGTCCACGAGCACGTCATCTTAGATCGTCCCGCCGCCTATCTGAAAGCGGACATGATTCATGAAGACTTCCGAGACATTTATCAATGGTTAGAACGTCACAATCGCTACTCCAACTGGGAAGCGCGAGTGTACTACAACCTACTCACCGGAAAAGACGACAGTGGCACCATTGGAGCCAACTTCTTTGGCGATGCTGTCCAACGCAAACGCTTTCTAAAAACCGTTTGGGTCCGCCTCCCCTTCAAACCCCTCCTCAGATTTATCTGGTTCTACATCCTTAAACTAGGCTTTTTAGATGGCAAAGCCGGATACATTTATGGACGCCTGTTAAGTCAATATGAATATCAAATCGGAGTAAAACTCTTTGAACTCCGCAAATTTGGCGGACAGTTAAATCAACTCTCCACCAAACCCACCTCCCAAACCCCAACCCTTCCAGAAATCAAAGAATCAGCCTAA